One Prosthecochloris marina DNA segment encodes these proteins:
- a CDS encoding multidrug effflux MFS transporter: protein MSSKTARDRLRFAESVALLAMMMSLAALSIDAVLPALPIIGNELGIQHDNTNQLIISLLFLGMSGGQIFYGPLSDAVGRKLAIYTGFVIFISGTLLSLFAPCFTMMLAGRFLQGLGAASPRVVSIAIVRDQYEGQKMAQVMSFIMTIFIIIPILAPALGQLILSISSWRSIFALFLFLALFSFTWFLFRHPETLDKRKREPFSISRIISSIREVLSIRQSFAYTIISGLVFGSFLGYLNSSQQILQIQYGLGEKFPLYFGILAIAFGAATLMNSKLVTFFSMKKLVQLAMQALVALSAIFLIISLIQNGHPPLSSFILYLIPLFFTIGILFGNLNALAMEPLGHIAGIGASTIGSLSTFAALAIGTVIGQSYNGTILPLIAGFLLLGSASLVIIQLANRKR from the coding sequence ATGTCCAGTAAAACAGCAAGGGATCGACTGAGATTCGCAGAGTCCGTTGCATTGTTAGCGATGATGATGTCCCTCGCCGCCTTGTCTATCGATGCCGTACTTCCAGCCCTTCCGATAATAGGTAACGAACTTGGCATTCAGCATGACAATACCAACCAGTTGATTATTTCCTTACTCTTTCTCGGTATGTCAGGCGGTCAGATCTTCTATGGTCCTCTATCGGATGCTGTGGGAAGAAAACTCGCAATTTATACCGGTTTTGTCATCTTCATTTCAGGAACACTCTTGTCCCTTTTTGCCCCCTGTTTCACCATGATGCTCGCAGGGCGGTTTCTCCAGGGTTTGGGTGCCGCAAGTCCCCGTGTTGTTTCAATAGCAATTGTGAGAGATCAGTACGAAGGACAAAAAATGGCGCAGGTCATGTCTTTCATCATGACAATTTTTATCATCATACCGATCCTTGCTCCAGCGCTCGGTCAGCTGATCCTTTCAATTTCGAGCTGGAGATCGATTTTCGCATTATTTCTGTTCCTCGCTCTTTTCTCGTTTACCTGGTTCTTGTTCCGGCATCCTGAAACTCTTGACAAAAGAAAACGTGAACCTTTTTCCATAAGCAGGATCATATCCAGCATCCGTGAAGTTTTGAGCATTCGCCAGTCATTCGCCTACACCATCATATCTGGCCTGGTTTTCGGTTCCTTTCTCGGTTATCTGAACTCTTCACAGCAAATCCTGCAAATACAATACGGTCTTGGCGAGAAGTTCCCGCTGTATTTCGGTATTCTAGCCATTGCCTTCGGAGCCGCAACGTTGATGAACTCGAAACTTGTTACGTTTTTCAGCATGAAAAAACTTGTCCAGCTTGCAATGCAAGCACTCGTTGCACTCTCTGCAATTTTTCTTATTATCTCCCTGATACAAAACGGGCATCCTCCACTCTCGTCATTCATACTGTACCTGATCCCCCTTTTTTTTACCATCGGCATCCTGTTCGGCAACCTCAATGCATTGGCGATGGAACCTCTCGGCCATATAGCGGGTATAGGAGCATCGACAATCGGTTCACTTTCGACATTCGCAGCCCTTGCAATCGGTACGGTTATCGGCCAAAGCTATAATGGAACCATCCTACCGCTCATTGCAGGTTTTCTCCTGCTCGGTAGCGCATCTCTTGTAATCATTCAGTTGGCGAACAGAAAACG